In Raphanus sativus cultivar WK10039 chromosome 5, ASM80110v3, whole genome shotgun sequence, the following proteins share a genomic window:
- the LOC108859678 gene encoding transcription factor TCP13 has protein sequence MNTVPWRDANDDVSGGIRTRRDGEVQKDTEEAVVATSGKPVIKKPPTSISSSSSSSSWMKSKDPRIVRVSRAFGGKDRHSKVCTLRGLRDRRVRLSVPTAIQLYDLQERLGLDQPSKAVDWLLNAAKEEIDELPPLPVSPETFSLFNHHQSFLNLSQPPGQDPTQLGFKINGCVEDQPNTTTSREETNSHHTGSYGTYQNMEQHQQQHTRFQADYPHHHQHQLHSLVPIQSQFLVCPVTAPSTTTTIQSLFPSSSSAGSRTMETTDPRQMVSHFQMPLMGSFSSSQNISSLYSLLHGSSNPMPSVQFDRK, from the coding sequence ATGAATACCGTACCTTGGAGAGATGCAAACGACGATGTTTCAGGCGGGATTAGGACAAGACGTGATGGAGAAGTACAAAAAGATACAGAAGAAGCTGTCGTAGCCACCAGTGGCAAACCCGTAATTAAGAAGCCACCAACCtcgatttcttcttcttcttcttcgtcgtcgtGGATGAAATCGAAGGATCCAAGAATTGTTAGGGTTTCACGCGCCTTTGGAGGCAAAGACCGTCACAGCAAAGTGTGTACGTTGCGTGGTCTACGTGACAGACGCGTGAGATTATCAGTCCCCACGGCTATCCAGCTTTATGATCTTCAAGAACGTCTCGGCCTTGACCAGCCTAGCAAAGCCGTTGACTGGTTGCTCAATGCAGCCAAAGAGGAGATCGATGAGCTTCCTCCCTTGCCCGTCTCGCCGGAAACTTTTAGTCTTTTCAACCATCATCAGTCGTTCTTGAATCTTAGTCAACCACCGGGTCAAGATCCGACCCAACTCGGATTTAAAATCAATGGGTGTGTAGAAGATCAGCCTAATACTACTACTAGCCGTGAAGAAACCAACAGTCATCACACTGGTTCTTATGGAACCTATCAAAACATGGAACAGCATCAACAACAACATACGAGGTTTCAGGCAGATTATCcccatcatcatcaacatcaactACATAGTCTTGTCCCAATTCAATCACAATTCTTGGTATGTCCAGTGACGGCACCATCAACAACTACTACTATACAATCGTTGTTTccctcatcatcatcagctgGTTCGAGGACTATGGAGACAACAGATCCAAGGCAAATGGTAAGCCATTTTCAAATGCCATTAATGGGTAGTTTTTCATCTTCCCAAAACATTTCGTCTCTCTACTCCTTGTTGCATGGTAGTAGTAACCCGATGCCGTCGGTCCAGTTCGACCGGAAGTAG
- the LOC108856402 gene encoding protein LONGIFOLIA 2 isoform X1, translating to MSAKLLYNLSDENPNLNKQFGCMNGIFQVFHRQQYPARLVSSDVEKSLPTGETKDIVGEINMEIDKETRILWELQEKSTKMKKSAVKEKHRISSESSSRPSFSSSPRSSSFSSAEVSSITASQFDQPGEKQIREQPNAGPFDIKELVKGCINRERRTRREETVAFTNQQLLKESSLRCNEWNEGRGMAAKFKESSHRLSYDEREMRNKTGSKLKETPRLSLDSRTSPPPQDPVTVASHRRSSSSVVAKLMGLEVIADNFETEQRKGNLFCDSPRPPSRVEQPALQRSRSVDSIKKIQPASKFPMEPAPWKQMKAGYEAAAAAAPTVYGEIQKRLTQLEFKKAGKDLRALKHILEAMEKTQTTHQPVPAATTSPSPAMKQKAALPNVKVGNTRQTQKAASGKQNTMDLTPRPGQQDSTKSTSPKTLRSRQALVADSCSTAKSGRSQQKSVSPRFERQSRPTTPKPEPCKIQRQLGRKQQTESVSPRRKPRCSFLQQPDDRLSNASSDLRSSRSDSNISLGSNVTSKLRLERNCDFAPEQRQNQSDFGTRQNRPDLKPLKVTVEQPSPVSVLDAAFDEDDSPSPVTVRKISLSFKAEDDALRSEESMWINKPTGVCRSILLPENKDPTHDLLECYPDEDSNFKSGDHKYISEILLASGLLRDLEYTKIIIQLNQARVPINPGLFFFLEQNKASDMTLLDNRGRGFRQQQTNLTETIRRKLIFDTVNEILAQRFTAEGCTKPRFTANPATTMEKKLEAEQLLQTLCSEIDRLQENKSKCILEEDIIWEDLQCQGMNMKGENPGIVLDIERMIFRDLVSEVCFS from the exons atgtcTGCAAAACTTCTGTACAACTTGTCAGATGAGAACCCAAATCTGAATAAACAGTTTGGATGCATGAATGGGATCTTTCAAGTGTTTCACCGGCAACAATATCCGGCGAGACTAGTCTCCAGCGATGTAGAAAAGTCTCTGCCTACAG GAGAAACAAAGGATATTGTCGGTGAAATTAACATGGAAATTGATAAAGAAACG AGAATATTATGGGAATTGCAGGAGAAGAGTACCAAGATGAAGAAGTCTGCAGTGAAGGAGAAGCATAGAATCTCTTCTGAATCCTCTTCACGGCCTTCCTTTTCGTCTTCTCCACGCTCCTCAAGCTTCTCCTCTGCAGAAGTCAGTAGTATCACGGCTTCTCAATTCGACCAGCCTGGTGAGAAACAGATCAGAGAACAGCCAAATGCTGGACCATTTGATATAAAGGAGCTTGTGAAAGGCTGTATTAATAGAGAGAGGAGAACCAGACGCGAAGAAACAGTAGCCTTCACTAATCAGCAGCTTCTAAAAGAATCATCACTGCGTTGTAATGAGTGGAATGAAGGCAGAGGAATGGCTGCAAAGTTTAAGGAAAGTAGTCACCGGCTTTCTTATGACGAGagggagatgagaaacaagacGGGCTCGAAGTTGAAAGAGACACCTAGGCTGTCCTTGGACAGTAGAACAAGTCCTCCACCACAAGATCCCGTAACAGTGGCGAGTCACAGGAGATCGAGTTCGAGTGTTGTTGCTAAACTGATGGGACTTGAAGTCATCGCAGACAATTTCGAAACCGAGCAGAGAAAAGGGAACCTGTTTTGCGACTCTCCAAGGCCACCGTCCCGAGTAGAACAACCAGCTCTACAGAGATCCAGAAGCGTTGACTCGATCAAGAAGATACAACCTGCTTCTAAGTTTCCAATGGAGCCAGCTCCATGGAAGCAAATGAAAGCAGGCTAcgaagctgctgctgctgctgcaccGACGGTTTATGGAGAGATTCAGAAGAGGCTAACGCAGTTGGAGTTCAAAAAGGCGGGAAAAGATCTCAGAGCTCTTAAGCATATACTTGAGGCTATGGAGAAGACGCAGACAACTCACCAGCCAGTTCCAGCTGCAACAACAAGTCCAAGTCCAGCCATGAAACAGAAGGCCGCCTTGCCAAATGTCAAAGTTGGCAACACCAGACAAACTCAAAAAGCCGCCTCGGGGAAGCAGAACACGATGGATTTAACCCCAAGGCCAGGTCAACAAGATTCGACTAAGAGCACTAGTCCAAAAACATTAAGGTCGAGGCAAGCTTTGGTGGCGGATTCTTGTTCAACGGCCAAGTCAGGTAGGAGCCAACAGAAAAGCGTTAGCCCAAGGTTTGAGAGGCAGTCGCGACCCACTACTCCAAAACCAGAGCCATGCAAGATCCAAAGGCAGCTAGGCAGAAAGCAGCAAACGGAGTCAGTCTCACCGAGAAGAAAACCTCGCTGTAGTTTTCTTCAGCAACCTGATGACCGATTAAGCAATGCGAGCAGTGACTTGAGAAGTTCAAGATCTGATAGCAACATAAGCTTGGGATCGAACGTTACAAGCAAACTTAGGCTGGAGAGAAACTGTGACTTTGCCCCAGAACAAAGG CAGAATCAATCAGACTTTGGAACCAGACAAAACAGACCAGATCTTAAACCTCTGAAAGTTACCGTTGAACAACCAAGCCCTGTTTCAGTTCTTGATGCAGCCTTCGACGAGGACGACTCACCGTCCCCTGTGACTGTGAGGAAGATATCCCTTAGTTTTAAAG CTGAGGACGATGCTCTACGTTCTGAAGAATCTATGTGGATAAATAAGCCTACCGGCGTCTGCAGATCCATACTATTGCCTGAGAATAAGGATCCAACGCATGATCTCCTTGAATGTTACCCTGATGAAGATTCAAACTTCAAAAGCGGCGATCACAAGTACATCTCGGAGATATTGTTGGCATCAGGGCTTCTACGAGATCTTGAATACACCAAGATAATCATCCAGCTGAACCAAGCACGTGTTCCTATCAACCCTGGACTGTTCTTCTTCCTGGAACAGAACAAGGCCAGCGATATGACTCTACTAGACAACCGAGGCAGGGGATTCAGACAACAGCAGACAAATCTGACAGAGACAATCAGGAGAAAACTCATCTTTGATACTGTTAATGAAATTCTAGCTCAGAGGTTCACTGCAGAAGGCTGTACCAAACCACGGTTTACAGCAAATCCAGCTACAACAATGGAGAAAAAATTAGAAGCCGAGCAACTTCTGCAGACACTGTGTTCGGAGATTGATAGGTTACAAGAGAACAAATCAAAGTGTATCTTGGAGGAAGACATCATATGGGAGGACCTGCAATGTCAAGGCATGAATATGAAGGGTGAGAATCCAGGAATAGTGTTAGATATTGAGAGAATGATTTTCAGAGACTTGGTTAGTGAAGTTTGCTTCTCTTAA
- the LOC108856402 gene encoding protein LONGIFOLIA 2 isoform X2, translating into MSAKLLYNLSDENPNLNKQFGCMNGIFQVFHRQQYPARLVSSDVEKSLPTGETKDIVGEINMEIDKETRILWELQEKSTKMKKSAVKEKHRISSESSSRPSFSSSPRSSSFSSAEVSSITASQFDQPGEKQIREQPNAGPFDIKELVKGCINRERRTRREETVAFTNQQLLKESSLRCNEWNEGRGMAAKFKESSHRLSYDEREMRNKTGSKLKETPRLSLDSRTSPPPQDPVTVASHRRSSSSVVAKLMGLEVIADNFETEQRKGNLFCDSPRPPSRVEQPALQRSRSVDSIKKIQPASKFPMEPAPWKQMKAGYEAAAAAAPTVYGEIQKRLTQLEFKKAGKDLRALKHILEAMEKTQTTHQPVPAATTSPSPAMKQKAALPNVKVGNTRQTQKAASGKQNTMDLTPRPGQQDSTKSTSPKTLRSRQALVADSCSTAKSGRSQQKSVSPRFERQSRPTTPKPEPCKIQRQLGRKQQTESVSPRRKPRCSFLQQPDDRLSNASSDLRSSRSDSNISLGSNVTSKLRLERNCDFAPEQRNQSDFGTRQNRPDLKPLKVTVEQPSPVSVLDAAFDEDDSPSPVTVRKISLSFKAEDDALRSEESMWINKPTGVCRSILLPENKDPTHDLLECYPDEDSNFKSGDHKYISEILLASGLLRDLEYTKIIIQLNQARVPINPGLFFFLEQNKASDMTLLDNRGRGFRQQQTNLTETIRRKLIFDTVNEILAQRFTAEGCTKPRFTANPATTMEKKLEAEQLLQTLCSEIDRLQENKSKCILEEDIIWEDLQCQGMNMKGENPGIVLDIERMIFRDLVSEVCFS; encoded by the exons atgtcTGCAAAACTTCTGTACAACTTGTCAGATGAGAACCCAAATCTGAATAAACAGTTTGGATGCATGAATGGGATCTTTCAAGTGTTTCACCGGCAACAATATCCGGCGAGACTAGTCTCCAGCGATGTAGAAAAGTCTCTGCCTACAG GAGAAACAAAGGATATTGTCGGTGAAATTAACATGGAAATTGATAAAGAAACG AGAATATTATGGGAATTGCAGGAGAAGAGTACCAAGATGAAGAAGTCTGCAGTGAAGGAGAAGCATAGAATCTCTTCTGAATCCTCTTCACGGCCTTCCTTTTCGTCTTCTCCACGCTCCTCAAGCTTCTCCTCTGCAGAAGTCAGTAGTATCACGGCTTCTCAATTCGACCAGCCTGGTGAGAAACAGATCAGAGAACAGCCAAATGCTGGACCATTTGATATAAAGGAGCTTGTGAAAGGCTGTATTAATAGAGAGAGGAGAACCAGACGCGAAGAAACAGTAGCCTTCACTAATCAGCAGCTTCTAAAAGAATCATCACTGCGTTGTAATGAGTGGAATGAAGGCAGAGGAATGGCTGCAAAGTTTAAGGAAAGTAGTCACCGGCTTTCTTATGACGAGagggagatgagaaacaagacGGGCTCGAAGTTGAAAGAGACACCTAGGCTGTCCTTGGACAGTAGAACAAGTCCTCCACCACAAGATCCCGTAACAGTGGCGAGTCACAGGAGATCGAGTTCGAGTGTTGTTGCTAAACTGATGGGACTTGAAGTCATCGCAGACAATTTCGAAACCGAGCAGAGAAAAGGGAACCTGTTTTGCGACTCTCCAAGGCCACCGTCCCGAGTAGAACAACCAGCTCTACAGAGATCCAGAAGCGTTGACTCGATCAAGAAGATACAACCTGCTTCTAAGTTTCCAATGGAGCCAGCTCCATGGAAGCAAATGAAAGCAGGCTAcgaagctgctgctgctgctgcaccGACGGTTTATGGAGAGATTCAGAAGAGGCTAACGCAGTTGGAGTTCAAAAAGGCGGGAAAAGATCTCAGAGCTCTTAAGCATATACTTGAGGCTATGGAGAAGACGCAGACAACTCACCAGCCAGTTCCAGCTGCAACAACAAGTCCAAGTCCAGCCATGAAACAGAAGGCCGCCTTGCCAAATGTCAAAGTTGGCAACACCAGACAAACTCAAAAAGCCGCCTCGGGGAAGCAGAACACGATGGATTTAACCCCAAGGCCAGGTCAACAAGATTCGACTAAGAGCACTAGTCCAAAAACATTAAGGTCGAGGCAAGCTTTGGTGGCGGATTCTTGTTCAACGGCCAAGTCAGGTAGGAGCCAACAGAAAAGCGTTAGCCCAAGGTTTGAGAGGCAGTCGCGACCCACTACTCCAAAACCAGAGCCATGCAAGATCCAAAGGCAGCTAGGCAGAAAGCAGCAAACGGAGTCAGTCTCACCGAGAAGAAAACCTCGCTGTAGTTTTCTTCAGCAACCTGATGACCGATTAAGCAATGCGAGCAGTGACTTGAGAAGTTCAAGATCTGATAGCAACATAAGCTTGGGATCGAACGTTACAAGCAAACTTAGGCTGGAGAGAAACTGTGACTTTGCCCCAGAACAAAGG AATCAATCAGACTTTGGAACCAGACAAAACAGACCAGATCTTAAACCTCTGAAAGTTACCGTTGAACAACCAAGCCCTGTTTCAGTTCTTGATGCAGCCTTCGACGAGGACGACTCACCGTCCCCTGTGACTGTGAGGAAGATATCCCTTAGTTTTAAAG CTGAGGACGATGCTCTACGTTCTGAAGAATCTATGTGGATAAATAAGCCTACCGGCGTCTGCAGATCCATACTATTGCCTGAGAATAAGGATCCAACGCATGATCTCCTTGAATGTTACCCTGATGAAGATTCAAACTTCAAAAGCGGCGATCACAAGTACATCTCGGAGATATTGTTGGCATCAGGGCTTCTACGAGATCTTGAATACACCAAGATAATCATCCAGCTGAACCAAGCACGTGTTCCTATCAACCCTGGACTGTTCTTCTTCCTGGAACAGAACAAGGCCAGCGATATGACTCTACTAGACAACCGAGGCAGGGGATTCAGACAACAGCAGACAAATCTGACAGAGACAATCAGGAGAAAACTCATCTTTGATACTGTTAATGAAATTCTAGCTCAGAGGTTCACTGCAGAAGGCTGTACCAAACCACGGTTTACAGCAAATCCAGCTACAACAATGGAGAAAAAATTAGAAGCCGAGCAACTTCTGCAGACACTGTGTTCGGAGATTGATAGGTTACAAGAGAACAAATCAAAGTGTATCTTGGAGGAAGACATCATATGGGAGGACCTGCAATGTCAAGGCATGAATATGAAGGGTGAGAATCCAGGAATAGTGTTAGATATTGAGAGAATGATTTTCAGAGACTTGGTTAGTGAAGTTTGCTTCTCTTAA
- the LOC108856402 gene encoding protein LONGIFOLIA 2 isoform X3, with protein sequence MSAKLLYNLSDENPNLNKQFGCMNGIFQVFHRQQYPARLVSSDVEKSLPTGETKDIVGEINMEIDKETEKSTKMKKSAVKEKHRISSESSSRPSFSSSPRSSSFSSAEVSSITASQFDQPGEKQIREQPNAGPFDIKELVKGCINRERRTRREETVAFTNQQLLKESSLRCNEWNEGRGMAAKFKESSHRLSYDEREMRNKTGSKLKETPRLSLDSRTSPPPQDPVTVASHRRSSSSVVAKLMGLEVIADNFETEQRKGNLFCDSPRPPSRVEQPALQRSRSVDSIKKIQPASKFPMEPAPWKQMKAGYEAAAAAAPTVYGEIQKRLTQLEFKKAGKDLRALKHILEAMEKTQTTHQPVPAATTSPSPAMKQKAALPNVKVGNTRQTQKAASGKQNTMDLTPRPGQQDSTKSTSPKTLRSRQALVADSCSTAKSGRSQQKSVSPRFERQSRPTTPKPEPCKIQRQLGRKQQTESVSPRRKPRCSFLQQPDDRLSNASSDLRSSRSDSNISLGSNVTSKLRLERNCDFAPEQRQNQSDFGTRQNRPDLKPLKVTVEQPSPVSVLDAAFDEDDSPSPVTVRKISLSFKAEDDALRSEESMWINKPTGVCRSILLPENKDPTHDLLECYPDEDSNFKSGDHKYISEILLASGLLRDLEYTKIIIQLNQARVPINPGLFFFLEQNKASDMTLLDNRGRGFRQQQTNLTETIRRKLIFDTVNEILAQRFTAEGCTKPRFTANPATTMEKKLEAEQLLQTLCSEIDRLQENKSKCILEEDIIWEDLQCQGMNMKGENPGIVLDIERMIFRDLVSEVCFS encoded by the exons atgtcTGCAAAACTTCTGTACAACTTGTCAGATGAGAACCCAAATCTGAATAAACAGTTTGGATGCATGAATGGGATCTTTCAAGTGTTTCACCGGCAACAATATCCGGCGAGACTAGTCTCCAGCGATGTAGAAAAGTCTCTGCCTACAG GAGAAACAAAGGATATTGTCGGTGAAATTAACATGGAAATTGATAAAGAAACG GAGAAGAGTACCAAGATGAAGAAGTCTGCAGTGAAGGAGAAGCATAGAATCTCTTCTGAATCCTCTTCACGGCCTTCCTTTTCGTCTTCTCCACGCTCCTCAAGCTTCTCCTCTGCAGAAGTCAGTAGTATCACGGCTTCTCAATTCGACCAGCCTGGTGAGAAACAGATCAGAGAACAGCCAAATGCTGGACCATTTGATATAAAGGAGCTTGTGAAAGGCTGTATTAATAGAGAGAGGAGAACCAGACGCGAAGAAACAGTAGCCTTCACTAATCAGCAGCTTCTAAAAGAATCATCACTGCGTTGTAATGAGTGGAATGAAGGCAGAGGAATGGCTGCAAAGTTTAAGGAAAGTAGTCACCGGCTTTCTTATGACGAGagggagatgagaaacaagacGGGCTCGAAGTTGAAAGAGACACCTAGGCTGTCCTTGGACAGTAGAACAAGTCCTCCACCACAAGATCCCGTAACAGTGGCGAGTCACAGGAGATCGAGTTCGAGTGTTGTTGCTAAACTGATGGGACTTGAAGTCATCGCAGACAATTTCGAAACCGAGCAGAGAAAAGGGAACCTGTTTTGCGACTCTCCAAGGCCACCGTCCCGAGTAGAACAACCAGCTCTACAGAGATCCAGAAGCGTTGACTCGATCAAGAAGATACAACCTGCTTCTAAGTTTCCAATGGAGCCAGCTCCATGGAAGCAAATGAAAGCAGGCTAcgaagctgctgctgctgctgcaccGACGGTTTATGGAGAGATTCAGAAGAGGCTAACGCAGTTGGAGTTCAAAAAGGCGGGAAAAGATCTCAGAGCTCTTAAGCATATACTTGAGGCTATGGAGAAGACGCAGACAACTCACCAGCCAGTTCCAGCTGCAACAACAAGTCCAAGTCCAGCCATGAAACAGAAGGCCGCCTTGCCAAATGTCAAAGTTGGCAACACCAGACAAACTCAAAAAGCCGCCTCGGGGAAGCAGAACACGATGGATTTAACCCCAAGGCCAGGTCAACAAGATTCGACTAAGAGCACTAGTCCAAAAACATTAAGGTCGAGGCAAGCTTTGGTGGCGGATTCTTGTTCAACGGCCAAGTCAGGTAGGAGCCAACAGAAAAGCGTTAGCCCAAGGTTTGAGAGGCAGTCGCGACCCACTACTCCAAAACCAGAGCCATGCAAGATCCAAAGGCAGCTAGGCAGAAAGCAGCAAACGGAGTCAGTCTCACCGAGAAGAAAACCTCGCTGTAGTTTTCTTCAGCAACCTGATGACCGATTAAGCAATGCGAGCAGTGACTTGAGAAGTTCAAGATCTGATAGCAACATAAGCTTGGGATCGAACGTTACAAGCAAACTTAGGCTGGAGAGAAACTGTGACTTTGCCCCAGAACAAAGG CAGAATCAATCAGACTTTGGAACCAGACAAAACAGACCAGATCTTAAACCTCTGAAAGTTACCGTTGAACAACCAAGCCCTGTTTCAGTTCTTGATGCAGCCTTCGACGAGGACGACTCACCGTCCCCTGTGACTGTGAGGAAGATATCCCTTAGTTTTAAAG CTGAGGACGATGCTCTACGTTCTGAAGAATCTATGTGGATAAATAAGCCTACCGGCGTCTGCAGATCCATACTATTGCCTGAGAATAAGGATCCAACGCATGATCTCCTTGAATGTTACCCTGATGAAGATTCAAACTTCAAAAGCGGCGATCACAAGTACATCTCGGAGATATTGTTGGCATCAGGGCTTCTACGAGATCTTGAATACACCAAGATAATCATCCAGCTGAACCAAGCACGTGTTCCTATCAACCCTGGACTGTTCTTCTTCCTGGAACAGAACAAGGCCAGCGATATGACTCTACTAGACAACCGAGGCAGGGGATTCAGACAACAGCAGACAAATCTGACAGAGACAATCAGGAGAAAACTCATCTTTGATACTGTTAATGAAATTCTAGCTCAGAGGTTCACTGCAGAAGGCTGTACCAAACCACGGTTTACAGCAAATCCAGCTACAACAATGGAGAAAAAATTAGAAGCCGAGCAACTTCTGCAGACACTGTGTTCGGAGATTGATAGGTTACAAGAGAACAAATCAAAGTGTATCTTGGAGGAAGACATCATATGGGAGGACCTGCAATGTCAAGGCATGAATATGAAGGGTGAGAATCCAGGAATAGTGTTAGATATTGAGAGAATGATTTTCAGAGACTTGGTTAGTGAAGTTTGCTTCTCTTAA
- the LOC108860701 gene encoding uncharacterized protein LOC108860701, with protein sequence METKTESKDQQWTDSISQSSSSRSSSITSDSSDGHFDIRHFPLPKPTLSAAEAQKQRETHQAYNSSVSSYTGSSWSSVRQNNLADSPGYDPNRIPSSVFSSKQSNSTEWSIASNESLFSIHDGSFDISTREDHGVPSGLRLGEIPRFEEPVHEITEIKPVPLPLPPPTFAQVEKPTEPEKEMIPEKKQNDEEESDSEINHDDQNEESDNEHVEEEEEDMFQEKVEKQEEVEDAKENKTEDTNSTVSYSPTISCRSDTSNNSVCSFAFPVLQNENGVDKTPSLEIRGNASHNTRPEYLLPQSPMQPPQPEPLPHSEPQSQPQRTASNRLESQTQSPKTWTSGCFSCFHCPLRCWFFK encoded by the exons ATGGAAACGAAAACTGAAAGCAAAGATCAACAATGGACGGATTCAATTTCTCAATCTTCATCTTCACGATCATCATCAATCACATCTGATTCTTCTGATGGACACTTTGATATCCGACATTTTCCTCTTCCTAAGCCAACATTGTCTGCAGCCGAGGcacaaaaacagagagagacaCATCAGGCTTATAACTCCTCTGTGAGCTCTTACACCGGTTCGTCATGGTCCTCGGTTCGCCAGAACAACCTTGCTGACTCGCCTGGTTACGATCCAAACCGTATTCCATCTTCGGTTTTCTCTAGCAAACAGTCTAATTCGACAGAATGGAGTATAGCTTCTAATGAATCCTTGTTTAGCATCCACGATGGGAGTTTTGACATTTCAACAAGGGAGGATCATGGAGTACCTTCAGGGTTGAGATTGGGTGAGATACCTAGATTTGAAGAACCGGTTCACGAGATAACCGAAATCAAACCGGTTCCTCTTCCTCTCCCTCCTCCTACCTTTGCTCAGGTTGAGAAACCCACAGAACCTGAGAAAGAAATGATTccagaaaagaaacaaaacgaTGAAGAAGAATCAGACTCTGAGATTAACCATGATGATCAAAACGAAGAAAGCGACAACGAACAtgtagaagaggaagaagaagatatgttCCAAGAGAAGGttgaaaaacaagaagaagtaGAAGATGCGAAGGAGAATAAAACAGAAGATACAAACAGTACAGTTTCATATTCCCCTACCATTTCTTGTCGCTCAGACACCAGCAATAACAGCGTTTGTTCTTTCGCGTTCCCAGT ATTGCAGAATGAAAATGGAGTAGACAAAACGCCGTCTTTGGAAATAAGAGGGAACGCTTCCCACAACACAAGACCCGAATATCTGCTGCCTCAATCGCCGATGCAACCGCCCCAACCTGAACCGCTGCCGCATTCAGAACCGCAATCACAACCCCAGCGGACGGCGTCCAATAGATTAGAGTCCCAAACGCAATCGCCAAAAACTTGGACAAGTGGTTGCTTCTCTTGCTTCCACTGTCCTTTAAGATGCTGGTTTTTCAAGTAG